In the Muricauda sp. MAR_2010_75 genome, one interval contains:
- a CDS encoding efflux RND transporter permease subunit, which translates to MLNKIIKYFLENKLVTVLVLITLVTWGIVTSPFNWNTGFLPKDPVPVDAIPDIGENQQIVFTQWPGRSPQDIEDQISYPMTTYLLGIPGVKTIRSSSIFGFSSIYIIFNDDVEFYWSRSRILEKLNSLPAGLLPDGVTPTLGPDATALGQVYWYTLEGRDKDGNPTGGWDLHEIRTAQDFYVKYGLNAVDGVSEVASIGGFVQEYQVDVNPDALKAYNIPLYKVMEAVRKSNRDVGAKTIEVNQAEYLVRGLGYVKNTEDIEKAVVAVFDNVPVRVKDIGVVSLGPATRRGVLDKGGAEVVGGVVVARYGSNPLAVINNVKDKIKEIAPGLPKKTLANGVESQLTVVPFYDRTQLIHETIGTLENALSHEILISIIVVLVLVLNLRASVIISSLLPVGVLMTFIVMQYAGVDANVVALSGIAIAIGVMVDVGIVFVENIIRHLEMPENHGAKGKELIQVIYKATVEVASAITTALATTVVSFVPVFAMQSAEGKLFRPLAFTKTFALLSAFVLGIVVLPALAHFVMGVDYDKKRVRRFWSILLISTGLIFAFYAQMWLPLVISLIGLNNLMEPKWPEHYKSFPNYINLGLTVFIASFFLTEEWMPLGPQNGIVVNYFFVLFLVGIILAALMGIVHFYTPVLKWCLENKGKFMLIPFVTLFFGVLVWLGFDSTFGIVAKGFESVGWKSVRQTSGWQAASKRFPGIGSEFMPSLNEGSFLLMPTSMPHSGVEYNKRVVGQLDMLLGSIPEVDLVVGKLGRVESALDPAPISMYENIINYKPEFIVNEDGHRVRYKVDRKDRFITQHKDTLTNEEALQLGIAEKDLIVDEDGEFFRNWRPHIKSPNDIWDEIVKVTKIPGITSAPKLQPIETRLVMLQTGMRAPMGIKVFGPDLKTIEDFGMQLEGILKEVPSVKAEAVFADRIVGKPYLHLNINRDGISRYGLNIEDVQQSIETAIGGMKITSTVEGRERFPVRVRYPRELRDDPESLKKILIPTPVGAQIPLSQVVDFEYVRGPQAIKSENTFLVGYVLFDKRDGFAEVDVVNDAQEAIQKKIDAGELTVPAGISYKFSGSYENQIRAVKRLSIVIPISLIVIFLLLFFQFKTVIASSIHFSGVFVAFAGGFIMLWLYGQDWFMNFAISGVNMRDLFQMHTINLSVAVWVGFIALFGIATDDGVIMGTYIHQVFEEKNPQTVPDVRAAVLEAGKKRVRPAMMTAAVAIIALLPVLTSTGKGADIMIPMAIPTFGGMAIQIMTMFVVPVLQAYWRETVIINRNKALKKIQ; encoded by the coding sequence ATGCTTAATAAAATCATAAAATACTTTTTAGAGAACAAACTGGTGACCGTTCTCGTTTTAATAACGTTGGTTACCTGGGGGATTGTCACTTCCCCCTTCAATTGGAATACGGGCTTTCTCCCAAAAGACCCGGTGCCCGTGGATGCCATTCCCGATATTGGGGAAAACCAGCAAATTGTTTTCACGCAATGGCCCGGGCGATCGCCACAAGATATCGAGGATCAGATTTCTTATCCAATGACGACCTATTTACTTGGAATTCCAGGGGTGAAAACGATCCGTAGTTCATCCATCTTTGGATTTTCCAGTATCTATATCATTTTTAATGATGATGTGGAATTTTATTGGTCGCGCTCCCGGATCCTTGAAAAATTGAATTCACTTCCCGCAGGGCTGTTGCCCGATGGGGTAACCCCGACTTTGGGTCCTGACGCCACGGCATTGGGACAGGTATATTGGTATACCCTGGAAGGAAGGGACAAGGATGGCAACCCTACGGGAGGATGGGATCTGCACGAAATACGGACTGCCCAGGATTTTTATGTGAAATACGGGTTGAATGCCGTGGACGGGGTGTCCGAAGTGGCTTCGATCGGTGGTTTCGTCCAAGAATATCAAGTGGATGTAAATCCAGATGCCCTGAAAGCCTATAATATTCCTTTATACAAGGTCATGGAGGCCGTACGGAAGTCGAACAGGGATGTGGGCGCCAAGACCATTGAAGTCAATCAAGCAGAATATTTGGTCAGGGGCTTGGGATATGTCAAAAATACGGAAGACATAGAAAAGGCCGTGGTTGCCGTCTTTGACAATGTCCCGGTTCGGGTCAAGGATATTGGGGTGGTCAGCTTGGGACCGGCCACACGAAGGGGCGTGCTCGATAAAGGGGGCGCCGAAGTGGTAGGTGGCGTCGTGGTCGCCCGTTATGGTTCCAATCCTTTGGCGGTCATCAATAATGTGAAGGACAAGATCAAGGAAATCGCACCCGGTTTGCCCAAAAAGACATTGGCCAATGGTGTGGAAAGCCAATTGACCGTGGTCCCGTTTTATGACCGGACACAGCTCATCCACGAGACCATAGGTACTTTGGAAAATGCCCTGTCCCACGAAATACTGATCAGCATCATCGTTGTACTGGTACTTGTCCTCAACCTGAGGGCCTCTGTGATCATATCCAGTCTATTGCCTGTCGGGGTCCTAATGACCTTTATTGTCATGCAATATGCCGGGGTAGATGCCAATGTGGTGGCCCTTTCCGGGATAGCCATTGCCATAGGGGTGATGGTGGACGTGGGGATCGTGTTCGTCGAGAACATTATCCGTCATTTGGAAATGCCCGAGAACCATGGTGCCAAGGGCAAGGAACTCATTCAGGTAATATATAAGGCCACCGTGGAAGTGGCCTCGGCAATTACGACCGCATTGGCGACCACCGTCGTGAGCTTTGTGCCTGTCTTTGCCATGCAATCGGCAGAAGGGAAGCTATTTAGGCCCTTGGCCTTTACCAAGACCTTTGCCCTGTTGAGCGCCTTTGTGCTGGGAATCGTTGTGCTTCCGGCATTGGCCCATTTTGTAATGGGGGTGGATTATGACAAGAAACGGGTGCGACGGTTTTGGTCCATTCTATTGATATCCACCGGGCTTATTTTTGCATTTTATGCCCAGATGTGGTTGCCATTGGTCATTTCACTCATTGGGTTGAACAATTTGATGGAACCCAAATGGCCGGAGCACTATAAATCGTTTCCCAACTATATCAATTTGGGACTGACCGTTTTTATCGCTTCCTTCTTCCTGACCGAGGAATGGATGCCCTTGGGACCCCAAAACGGTATTGTGGTCAACTACTTTTTTGTGTTGTTCCTAGTGGGCATTATCCTGGCCGCTTTGATGGGAATCGTACATTTCTATACCCCGGTCCTAAAGTGGTGTCTGGAAAACAAAGGAAAGTTCATGCTCATCCCATTCGTGACCCTGTTTTTTGGGGTATTGGTTTGGCTGGGGTTCGATAGCACCTTTGGAATCGTGGCCAAAGGCTTTGAATCGGTAGGTTGGAAAAGTGTCAGACAGACCTCGGGATGGCAGGCAGCTTCCAAGAGATTCCCGGGAATAGGATCCGAGTTCATGCCATCGCTCAATGAAGGTTCGTTCCTGTTGATGCCGACATCCATGCCGCATTCAGGGGTGGAATACAACAAAAGGGTGGTTGGACAGTTGGATATGCTCTTGGGAAGCATACCCGAAGTGGACTTGGTTGTCGGTAAACTCGGTCGCGTTGAATCCGCACTGGACCCTGCACCCATTTCCATGTATGAGAACATCATCAACTATAAACCTGAATTCATTGTGAATGAAGACGGACATAGGGTCCGTTATAAAGTAGATCGAAAGGACAGGTTCATTACCCAGCATAAAGACACTTTGACCAATGAGGAGGCCTTGCAGTTAGGGATTGCCGAGAAGGACCTGATCGTGGATGAGGACGGTGAGTTTTTCCGAAACTGGAGGCCTCATATCAAATCCCCCAACGATATCTGGGATGAGATCGTAAAGGTCACCAAGATCCCGGGCATAACCTCTGCTCCCAAATTACAGCCCATAGAAACCCGGTTGGTGATGTTGCAGACCGGAATGCGCGCTCCCATGGGGATCAAGGTTTTTGGTCCCGATCTGAAGACCATCGAGGATTTTGGGATGCAATTGGAAGGTATCTTGAAGGAAGTGCCCTCGGTCAAGGCAGAAGCCGTATTCGCCGATAGAATAGTGGGCAAACCTTATTTGCACCTCAATATCAACAGGGACGGGATATCCCGATATGGTTTGAACATTGAAGATGTGCAGCAAAGCATCGAAACAGCGATCGGTGGGATGAAAATCACCTCCACCGTTGAAGGTAGGGAACGTTTTCCCGTGCGGGTGCGCTACCCGAGGGAATTGAGGGACGACCCGGAATCGTTGAAGAAAATTTTGATTCCCACACCGGTAGGGGCGCAAATTCCCTTATCCCAAGTGGTGGATTTTGAATATGTCCGCGGGCCTCAGGCCATCAAGAGCGAAAACACCTTTTTGGTGGGCTATGTGCTTTTTGATAAACGGGACGGTTTTGCGGAAGTCGATGTGGTGAACGATGCCCAGGAAGCCATCCAGAAAAAAATCGATGCAGGGGAATTAACGGTTCCCGCCGGAATAAGCTATAAGTTTTCTGGGAGTTATGAGAACCAAATCAGGGCAGTGAAAAGACTGTCCATTGTCATACCGATCAGTTTGATCGTGATTTTCTTGCTCCTGTTTTTTCAGTTCAAGACGGTCATCGCATCCTCCATCCATTTTTCCGGAGTTTTTGTTGCTTTTGCGGGAGGTTTCATAATGCTCTGGCTCTATGGTCAGGATTGGTTCATGAATTTTGCCATTTCAGGGGTCAACATGCGGGATCTGTTCCAAATGCACACGATCAATTTAAGCGTTGCGGTTTGGGTTGGTTTTATCGCACTTTTCGGTATTGCCACCGATGATGGTGTCATCATGGGTACGTACATCCACCAGGTTTTCGAGGAAAAGAACCCTCAAACCGTACCGGATGTAAGAGCGGCGGTTTTGGAGGCAGGGAAAAAAAGGGTCCGTCCCGCCATGATGACGGCCGCCGTGGCCATCATCGCCCTTTTGCCCGTGCTGACCTCTACCGGAAAAGGGGCCGACATTATGATTCCCATGGCCATCCCGACTTTTGGGGGAATGGCCATTCAGATCATGACCATGTTCGTGGTCCCGGTACTCCAAGCCTATTGGAGGGAAACAGTCATTATAAATCGCAACAAAGCATTGAAAAAAATACAGTAA
- a CDS encoding AraC family transcriptional regulator, with protein MDSKKEYWIKHMVCRRCLKVIRQELHDLGIEVLSLELGKLTVNAPEIGIAEVDQKVVDVLHSNGFEIAKSEEEMIVEKIKIGLISLVTNVPINHKGNTSDYLVDLLHRDYKVLSKVFSRNENITIEKYFIKLKIEKVKELIQLGQYSFSDIAYMLDYSSVNHLSAQFKEIMGMSMTDYKNGQMWQRDFLDEII; from the coding sequence ATGGATTCCAAAAAGGAATACTGGATAAAGCATATGGTCTGTAGGCGATGCCTCAAGGTCATAAGACAAGAATTGCATGACCTGGGCATTGAGGTTCTATCCCTTGAACTGGGGAAACTTACGGTAAATGCCCCGGAAATAGGGATTGCCGAAGTTGACCAAAAAGTCGTGGACGTCCTACATTCCAATGGCTTTGAAATAGCCAAAAGCGAAGAGGAAATGATCGTTGAGAAAATCAAGATAGGCTTGATTTCCTTAGTGACCAACGTCCCGATTAACCACAAAGGGAACACCTCGGACTACCTTGTCGATTTATTGCATCGCGATTACAAAGTACTGAGCAAGGTTTTTTCCAGAAATGAAAACATCACGATCGAAAAGTACTTTATCAAGCTCAAGATCGAAAAGGTAAAGGAGCTTATCCAACTGGGACAATATTCATTTTCCGATATCGCCTATATGCTCGATTACAGCAGCGTCAACCATTTGTCCGCACAGTTCAAGGAAATTATGGGGATGAGCATGACGGATTACAAAAACGGACAAATGTGGCAAAGGGATTTTCTTGACGAAATAATATAA
- a CDS encoding cytochrome c, whose product MKLTQKKSIPIMLTFLMTLLALQATRAQTQWEAPASADNLNNPLKNDATATESGKRTFRMLCVICHGAKGKGDGMGGAGLTPKPTDLTSAKVQSQSDGALFWKLTNGKPPMASYETALPENKRWELINYIRTLKK is encoded by the coding sequence ATGAAACTTACACAAAAAAAATCAATACCCATAATGCTAACGTTCCTAATGACCCTTTTGGCCCTACAGGCGACCAGAGCACAGACCCAATGGGAAGCCCCGGCCAGTGCGGACAATTTGAACAATCCCTTAAAAAATGATGCCACGGCGACAGAAAGCGGCAAACGGACCTTCAGAATGCTCTGTGTGATCTGCCACGGGGCCAAGGGTAAGGGAGACGGCATGGGCGGAGCCGGATTGACCCCAAAACCCACCGACTTGACCAGTGCCAAGGTACAGTCCCAATCGGACGGTGCCCTATTCTGGAAATTGACCAACGGTAAGCCCCCTATGGCTTCCTATGAAACCGCACTTCCCGAAAACAAGAGATGGGAATTGATCAACTATATCAGAACCTTGAAAAAATGA